Proteins from a single region of Eremothecium gossypii ATCC 10895 chromosome VI, complete sequence:
- a CDS encoding bifunctional triacylglycerol lipase/ester hydrolase (Syntenic homolog of Saccharomyces cerevisiae YPR147C) — protein MSSQTTKEAAKARTVVETLCDPDIDADMLHIWSEWIQPECILIFLPGNPGLINFYREFLRSIHEKNPTWEIVGISHTGMSAKTGPEDLKRVYTLVEQVEHKVKAINDFVENRGNLAVKLVGHSIGAYMAQKVVVHPALRVNVEMVGLLTPTIIDIHRSPKGVQLTRISEWFPRFYEYVSIVDRVLLEWLLPATWISWLARKIIGGSDECVLQSAEKLVKNPSYVRQALGMAQLEMHQVRNQWDFQEEFIKTCQERRSSLWLLFSGHDHWVHSDTMKDIVEFYEAKYGTNADSLLRITIDEHISHSFVVKDTTKVVNIYF, from the coding sequence ATGTCAAGCCAGACAACCAAGGAGGCGGCAAAGGCCAGGACGGTGGTCGAAACGCTATGCGATCCAGATATCGATGCCGATATGCTCCATATTTGGTCTGAATGGATCCAACCAGAGTGCATTCTTATCTTTCTTCCAGGGAACCCTGGGCTCATCAACTTCTACAGAGAGTTCCTACGGAGCATACATGAAAAGAACCCTACATGGGAGATAGTGGGCATCAGCCACACGGGGATGTCTGCTAAGACTGGTCCCGAGGACCTCAAGCGTGTGTATACGTTGGTGGAGCAGGTCGAGCACAAGGTGAAGGCAATTAACGATTTTGTGGAGAACAGGGGCAACCTCGCGGTCAAGTTGGTGGGCCATTCGATAGGGGCATATATGGCACAAAAGGTGGTGGTACATCCAGCGCTACGTGTTAACGTAGAGATGGTTGGCCTCCTAACGCCGACAATCATCGACATACACCGCAGCCCGAAGGGCGTACAATTGACTCGCATTTCCGAATGGTTCCCCCGATTCTATGAGTATGTGTCAATAGTGGACCGTGTCCTTCTGGAATGGCTCTTACCAGCCACCTGGATTAGTTGGCTTGCACGCAAAATAATCGGTGGAAGCGACGAATGTGTCTTGCAGAGTGCGGAGAAGCTAGTAAAGAACCCCAGCTACGTCCGCCAAGCACTTGGCATGGCGCAACTGGAAATGCACCAAGTACGTAACCAATGGGACTTCCAAGAGGAATTCATCAAGACATGTCAGGAGCGCCGCAGTAGTTTATGGTTGCTTTTCAGCGGGCATGACCATTGGGTGCATTCTGACACGATGAAAGACATCGTGGAGTTTTATGAGGCAAAGTACGGCACGAATGCCGATAGCCTGTTAAGGATAACGATCGATGAACATATAAGTCATTCATTTGTCGTAAAGGATACCACGAAAGTCGTGAATATATATTTTTAA
- the ASN2 gene encoding asparagine synthase (glutamine-hydrolyzing) 2 (Syntenic homolog of Saccharomyces cerevisiae YGR124W (ASN2) and YPR145W (ASN1)) — translation MCGIFACYRKDDIESFKPTALRLSKRVRHRGPDWSGNVIKNDTILVHERLAIVGLDSGAQPINSPDGNYVLCVNGEIYNHIHLREECSDYEFTSLSDCEPIIPLYLKYDVETPQHLDGMFAWCLYDVQRDRIVAARDPIGVTTLYMGKSSSSPRTRYFASELKCLVDECDEITAFPPGHVYDSDTDKLTRYFKPDWIDETRIPSQPVDYKAVRTTLEKAVRKRLMAEVPYGVLLSGGLDSSLIASIAARETERANREAGDVYADGKHLAGMDDRGLLHTGGWSRLHSFAIGLPNAPDLQAARKVAKFIGSIHHEHTFTLQEGLDALDDVIHHLETYDVTTIRASTPMFLLSRKIKAQGVKMVLSGEGSDEIFGGYLYFAQAPSPAEFHTETVKRVNNLHLADCLRANKSTMAWGLEARVPFLDREFLQLCMNIDPAEKMIAPQKGRIEKYILRKAFDTSDEPGVDPYLPEEILWRQKEQFSDGVGYSWIDGLKDAAERAISDEQFANPNPAWGDDIPTTKEAFWYRLKFDALFPQPTAAATVMRWVPKADWGCAEDPSGRYAKIHDQHISS, via the coding sequence ATGTGTGGCATTTTTGCGTGTTATAGAAAAGATGACATCGAGTCATTTAAGCCCACCGCACTACGGCTATCTAAGCGGGTGAGGCATCGCGGCCCGGACTGGTCGGGCAACGTAATTAAGAATGACACGATCTTGGTCCATGAACGTCTAGCCATTGTCGGACTTGACTCGGGTGCTCAGCCCATCAATTCGCCAGATGGAAACTATGTTCTATGCGTCAACGGCGAGATCTACAACCACATCCACCTACGCGAGGAGTGCTCCGATTACGAATTCACTTCCCTCTCCGATTGTGAGCCTATTATCCCACTGTATCTCAAGTATGACGTGGAGACGCCGCAGCATTTGGACGGGATGTTTGCGTGGTGTCTGTACGATGTGCAGCGCGACCGTATCGTAGCTGCTCGTGACCCAATCGGGGTGACAACTCTTTACATGGGTAAGTCTTCATCCTCGCCTCGGACACGGTATTTTGCCTCTGAACTGAAGTGTCTTGTAGACGAGTGTGACGAGATCACGGCCTTCCCGCCCGGTCACGTGTATGACTCTGACACTGACAAGCTGACTCGTTATTTCAAGCCCGATTGGATAGATGAGACGCGTATTCCATCCCAGCCAGTAGACTATAAGGCCGTGCGTACTACATTGGAGAAGGCAGTGCGCAAGCGGTTGATGGCGGAGGTGCCTTACGGTGTTCTGTTGTCGGGCGGGCTTGACTCATCGTTGATTGCGTCGATCGCCGCGCGTGAGACTGAAAGAGCTAACCGCGAGGCGGGTGATGTGTATGCAGATGGGAAACACCTAGCGGGGATGGACGACCGCGGGCTTCTACACACGGGTGGCTGGTCGCGCCTGCACTCGTTTGCGATTGGGTTGCCAAATGCTCCAGACCTACAGGCTGCTCGGAAGGTTGCCAAGTTCATCGGTTCGATCCACCACGAGCACACTTTCACACTGCAAGAAGGGCTGGATGCCCTAGACGATGTGATCCACCATTTGGAGACATACGACGTGACTACTATCCGTGCGTCGACACCGATGTTCTTGCTATCTCGGAAAATCAAGGCACAGGGCGTCAAGATGGTGCTGTCGGGCGAGGGCTCTGACGAAATATTTGGTGGTTACCTGTACTTTGCGCAGGCGCCATCGCCAGCGGAGTTCCACACCGAGACTGTCAAGCGTGTGAACAACTTGCACCTGGCGGACTGTTTGCGCGCCAATAAGTCCactatggcatgggggctAGAAGCACGTGTGCCATTCCTAGACCGCGAATTCCTCCAGCTCTGCATGAACATCGATCCCGCGGAGAAGATGATCGCTCCGCAAAAGGGCCGCATTGAGAAGTACATCCTACGTAAGGCTTTTGACACTTCCGACGAGCCTGGAGTTGACCCATATTTGCCCGAGGAGATACTATGGCGCCAGAAGGAGCAGTTCTCGGATGGCGTCGGCTACTCATGGATCGACGGCCTCAAGGACGCCGCCGAGCGCGCCATATCAGACGAGCAGTTTGCGAACCCGAACCCCGCGTGGGGTGACGATATTCCAACAACGAAGGAGGCATTCTGGTACAGGCTCAAGTTTGATGCTCTGTTCCCACAGCCGACAGCCGCCGCAACCGTGATGAGATGGGTGCCAAAGGCCGACTGGGGCTGCGCCGAGGATCCATCTGGCAGATATGCGAAGATCCACGACCAGCATATTTCCTCATAA
- a CDS encoding uncharacterized protein (Syntenic homolog of Saccharomyces cerevisiae YGR127W) → MCILFATTAHPKYKLVLISNRDEYFARKTHTTCWSHNDSILAPYDMALQDADGLDHGSPCGTWIGINRAGHVSVLLNLAPKDADGDHGYSHRHSRGAVTMEYLKDFDHNNWDSWNTYEKFGAHFPTLYKTKLFTHFYGDVVNSQFSVINSLGQTLDPFSQSPYYVVSNGPSDGAKALGQWPKVVEGNQLFKKMIQESLDVSEEELLQRCFNLASYSQYVSNQPIGVHDDSIPKRTIFVPALYNLSGQANLSFAAGMYYGTRSTIVMLVSEDGNVVTREHVIHDSDQDLDSYSILNPKEQVTHRFSLQMH, encoded by the coding sequence ATGTGCATTCTATTTGCGACAACAGCGCATCCAAAGTATAAACTAGTTCTCATCTCGAACAGGGACGAATACTTCGCGCGCAAAACGCACACTACATGTTGGTCTCACAATGATAGCATATTAGCGCCATATGATATGGCACTGCAAGACGCAGATGGTCTAGACCATGGAAGCCCCTGTGGTACATGGATAGGCATTAATCGAGCAGGGCACGTGTCAGTGCTTTTGAATTTGGCACCGAAGGATGCTGATGGCGACCACGGCTACTCTCACCGGCACTCTCGAGGGGCAGTGACAATGGAGTACCTGAAAGACTTTGACCACAACAACTGGGATAGTTGGAATACCTACGAGAAGTTTGGCGCACACTTCCCGACGCTGTATAAGACCAAGTTATTCACACACTTCTATGGTGACGTAGTAAATTCTCAATTCAGCGTCATTAACTCCCTGGGACAGACGCTGGATCCTTTCAGCCAGAGTCCGTACTACGTTGTTTCAAATGGGCCCTCTGATGGCGCCAAGGCGCTTGGGCAGTGGCCCAAAGTAGTCGAAGGCAATCAGCTGTTCAAAAAGATGATACAAGAGAGCCTAGACGTATCTGAGGAGGAGCTCCTGCAGAGGTGTTTCAACCTAGCGTCGTACTCTCAGTACGTTTCGAACCAGCCTATAGGCGTCCACGATGATAGCATACCGAAACGCACCATTTTTGTTCCAGCTTTGTACAATTTATCGGGGCAGGCGAACCTATCCTTTGCTGCGGGGATGTACTACGGTACAAGATCTACAATCGTCATGCTTGTGAGTGAAGACGGAAACGTCGTTACTCGCGAGCACGTTATTCACGATAGCGATCAAGATTTGGATAGCTATTCGATCCTCAACCCCAAGGAGCAGGTAACTCACAGATTTTCGCTGCAGATGCACTGA
- a CDS encoding uncharacterized protein (Syntenic homolog of Saccharomyces cerevisiae YPR148C) encodes MSAYFGAISLDKLANTLNNAAQKTQQKLSETQEHLTHAIQNIKIDDPKTILSLKTRKRQLQETLGSAKDISQLPPQYGFLERKCDAIEQVCKKILVVSKTFEVEGYDYPPNPTESISDWWNTSTKETRFLKFGKGGTDKQKEDKQKQAAGSSDPPSFAHALHRAAKGSQGIIQELKEQAEEEQEQEVEIDEDVESLIKMFGTWADAQYNMDIAKREMDQFMVKEFNEKLKHLLEVEFKKGHTLRRKVEESRLTFDTLKYEQHERDAALAKKQDEAKQAEGATPSTGVTQSSTADLAFYAQLEDAEDEFVSNTAEAVEFMTSIADATKLISLVKLFQNFQLVYHRKCVQELEVSLNSLTSLEESN; translated from the coding sequence ATGTCAGCATACTTTGGAGCAATTTCACTTGACAAGCTCGCCAATACTTTGAACAATGCAGCACAGAAGACGCAACAGAAATTGAGCGAGACCCAAGAACATCTCACGCATGCCATTCAAAACATCAAAATAGATGACCCTAAGACCATCTTATCCCTGAAGACACGCAAAAGGCAACTGCAGGAGACGTTGGGCTCTGCAAAGGATATCTCGCAGCTGCCCCCTCAGTACGGATTCTTGGAGAGGAAATGCGATGCTATTGAACAGGTATGCAAGAAGATTTTGGTCGTCAGCAAGACTTTTGAGGTAGAGGGCTACGACTACCCCCCCAATCCAACAGAAAGCATATCTGACTGGTGGAACACGTCTACGAAGGAGACCAGATTCCTAAAGTTCGGTAAGGGAGGAACGGACAAGCAAAAGGAGGACAAACAGAAGCAGGCAGCTGGCAGCTCCGATCCTCCGTCGTTTGCCCATGCACTCCACCGCGCGGCGAAGGGCTCACAGGGGATAATCCAGGAGCTGAAGGAGCAAGCGGAAGAGGAACAAGAGCAGGAGGTAGAAATCGACGAAGATGTCGAGTCGCTAATTAAGATGTTTGGAACCTGGGCCGACGCACAATACAATATGGACATAGCTAAGCGGGAAATGGACCAGTTCATGGTGAAGGAGTTCAACGAGAAACTGAAACACCTGCTGGAGGTGGAATTTAAAAAAGGCCACACGTTGCGCAGAAAAGTCGAGGAATCACGGCTAACATTTGACACCTTGAAATACGAGCAGCACGAACGCGATGCAGCGCTGGCCAAGAAGCAGGACGAAGCCAAACAAGCTGAGGGCGCCACTCCCTCCACCGGTGTTACTCAGTCTTCCACAGCAGACCTGGCTTTTTACGCACAGCTAGAGGACGCCGAGGACGAGTTTGTTTCGAACACAGCTGAAGCCGTGGAGTTCATGACCAGCATCGCAGACGCTACAAAGCTAATATCCCTGGTCAAACTCTTCCAGAACTTCCAACTGGTGTACCACAGAAAATGCGTTCAGGAACTGGAGGTAAGCCTTAATAGTCTGACATCGCTAGAAGAGTCGAACTAA
- the UTP8 gene encoding Utp8p (Syntenic homolog of Saccharomyces cerevisiae YGR128C (UTP8)) codes for MAYIAQPFRLANLPKISSLNNYAQQTSYLQVADVLEPTSNTVTVGVSGSSISQYVINPTPKLVYNIPIPSTNVVTGCDVLAMSDGAELWSYALTANGKVHTLHAVLRKAGAAPQETGLDASEDEHFKQTLKGRVVRVRILSACKRIMVVLDCGLIQTYDYQLQLLHSLDISYTNVGLVEYFTDSAGKDYMFVLCDIQNKKTCYKLFQLNHSAENLPITELNSVILEDFALAESKMVYQFGKLYRLVDSKMYVYSLPHFQLSHCVPLPFVRKDDQVSLQAISTNRLLLTCCNKIFLLDLLHNAILYERELSNIKFFQLLRAAVIPGTTPGESNRTFAIGVSTKQGSNPSSALDVVTIAVGTGTLKDSLGKGFLSGEHRRTEALKPLFGTDDDESPNIDFAAILAELTSRTTPKAFDSIFYKRLGPKKEYYTEHDRFINNSEFLAGILDHIFATFADEFPKALIYLLTHPLFPSSHTKGLLPKLKAHPRLFKQAVVTCPNLPLDELLHELFTVLNDELSLDLSLRVLQEFTKEDIKQGIRELSRVDLHNFLNFVIKDSTDVEERQKAKPQLFQLLSLVIDAVGLLALEGDILHRLSAFIDSQVAVADQLVELLYLLENSSTKKGKHLNSVTRLDESPVAATIPLYSVEYLDS; via the coding sequence ATGGCTTATATCGCACAACCTTTCAGATTGGCGAATCTGCCCAAAATATCGTCGCTCAATAATTATGCGCAGCAGACTAGCTACCTACAGGTAGCAGACGTCCTTGAGCCCACATCCAATACGGTGACCGTCGGCGTCTCCGGGAGCAGCATATCGCAGTACGTTATCAACCCCACGCCAAAGCTGGTATATAATATCCCAATTCCATCGACCAACGTTGTGACGGGATGTGACGTTCTGGCCATGAGCGATGGGGCCGAGCTGTGGAGCTATGCTTTGACAGCCAACGGTAAGGTACACACATTGCACGCTGTGCTGCGGAAGGCAGGTGCAGCTCCACAAGAGACAGGGCTGGACGCTTCGGAAGACGAGCACTTTAAGCAGACATTGAAGGGACGCGTGGTCAGAGTGCGTATACTCTCCGCGTGTAAGAGAATCATGGTTGTGTTGGACTGCGGCCTCATACAGACCTACGACTACCAgttgcagctgctgcattCGCTCGATATCTCGTATACGAATGTGGGGCTGGTGGAGTACTTCACAGATTCCGCGGGAAAGGATTACATGTTTGTGCTGTGCGACATCCAGAATAAGAAGACGTGCTACAAACTGTTCCAGCTAAACCACTCCGCGGAGAACCTGCCTATCACCGAGCTGAACTCTGTTATCCTAGAAGATTTCGCGCTTGCGGAGTCGAAGATGGTGTATCAGTTCGGAAAACTGTACAGGCTCGTCGACAGCAAAATGTACGTATACAGTCTGCCGCACTTCCAGCTATCGCATTGTGTGCCACTTCCATTCGTGCGTAAAGACGATCAAGTGTCTTTGCAAGCGATTTCCACCAACAGGCTTCTGTTGACCTGTTGCAACAAGATCTTCCTATTGGATCTACTGCATAATGCCATCCTATACGAGCGCGAGCTCTCCAACATAAAGTTCTTCCAGCTTCTGCGCGCTGCGGTGATTCCGGGCACTACGCCCGGAGAAAGCAACAGAACGTTTGCCATCGGTGTCTCAACCAAGCAGGGTTCAAATCCTTCCAGTGCTTTGGACGTTGTCACAATCGCCGTGGGGACCGGTACTCTGAAGGACTCTCTGGGCAAGGGCTTTTTGTCAGGCGAACACCGCAGGACGGAAGCTCTAAAGCCGCTTTTTGGTACAGACGACGATGAATCCCCCAACATCGATTTTGCTGCGATTCTTGCTGAACTGACGTCAAGGACCACCCCTAAGGCCTTCGACAGCATATTCTACAAGCGCCTCGGTCCTAAAAAAGAATATTACACAGAGCACGATCGGTTTATCAATAACTCGGAATTCCTCGCCGGGATTCTAGATCATATCTTTGCGACTTTCGCAGACGAGTTCCCGAAGGCGCTCATTTACCTTCTCACGCACCCGCTCTTCCCAAGCTCGCATACCAAAGGCTTGCTGCCCAAACTCAAGGCTCATCCGCGCCTCTTCAAGCAAGCCGTTGTTACATGCCCCAATCTGCCGCTCGATGAGCTGCTCCACGAGCTGTTCACGGTTCTCAACGATGAGCTGTCGCTAGACCTTTCTCTGCGGGTTCTGCAAGAGTTCACCAAGGAGGACATCAAGCAAGGTATCAGGGAGCTAAGCAGGGTGGACTTGCACAATTTCCTCAATTTCGTCATTAAAGACTCCACCGATGTCGAGGAAAGACAGAAGGCTAAGCCGCAGCTCTTCCAGCTGCTGAGCCTGGTCATCGATGCAGTGGGGTTACTCGCTCTTGAGGGGGATATTCTGCACAGACTTTCCGCCTTTATTGATTCGCAGGTCGCTGTCGCAGATCAGCTGGTCGAGCTTTTGTACCTCTTAGAAAACTCTAGCACCAAAAAGGGCAAACATCTGAACAGCGTCACAAGGCTAGACGAATCTCCCGTAGCTGCCACGATACCATTGTATAGTGTGGAGTACTTAGATAGTTAG
- the VSB1 gene encoding Vsb1p (Syntenic homolog of Saccharomyces cerevisiae YGR125W), whose protein sequence is MTKNRRFSAWSHRPSISEALNIQLNIPDSPSGGANAGGAVSERIPTLMRPEAYLGRSYVGSFSNSGSLMSREAGAAGPDSPPLPRFRDQASSYVHNGSHLHRQTAALCDDSRAYDGGPEEEEALVFEGNMILQEGAPPRFGVGPYNLCKVDSNISEVLLNVDEAVDDSDSDQEAGTRLFLSPITTDYIHSYGAINEEQSASETASRAETGPSPLRFWGTRTVRYIPAVILGLLLNILDALSYGMIIFPIAEPIFSHLGPHGLSMFYVSTIISQLVYSGGFSSFGYGTGSEMIEVTPFFHTMALSIKNSLSAEKSDDIITTTIVCYALSTIITGAVFLTLGKLRLGKLVSFFPLHILIGCIGGVAYFLIITGIEVSTRVTKFEYSLAFLRNLFMDPDILAKWLIPALLAVSIILLQRRIHNSMLLPLFYLSAFALFHFIVALIPSLSLDTLRDKGWIFPLTESGGRWYDYLELYNPQRIHWKLVLGEIPTMLALTFFGILHVPINVPALAISCGIDKIDVDKELIAHGYSNIFSGCAGSIQNYLVYTNSVLFIRAGADSRYAGFLLAIATFMTMTAGPWIISIIPVCIVSSLIFLLGYELLKEVLYDSYNRLSNFEYITVVIIILTMGIFDFVLGIIVGVLVACFSFLVESTRAKTISSEFDGKVAKSAVHRDYLQSNFLEKVAEQIYVLKLQNNLFFGTIISIEEKIGNLLEPNGSEYKKIIKYLILDFKHINIDNIDYSAAEGFNRIKRVMEIKRIKLIVSSISECDKIYTIFSKIGLLQDVELFQDLNSALEWCENELLCEYRSLLSRAHRVKVRRRSKDIVPKAQIPLENTPRNAQIMTAAQAVYSGEQQLNKTLSKYKASHPALALLLVALKTYRSGHAYKETKEIRLWKHLCPYFVRKSFSPQTSISDEGDMFFVVESGLLKITYMLPQGSLQEAIASKTCYGNISGPGSLSYSSVVRTETECVLWMIDAPGLQKLQEENLPLYTELLVVYISVIQHRFKELLGHSLING, encoded by the coding sequence ATGACGAAGAATAGGCGTTTCAGCGCGTGGTCACATAGGCCATCGATATCTGAAGCATTGAACATTCAGCTGAATATTCCTGACAGCCCATCAGGGGGTGCGAATGCAGGGGGGGCGGTGAGCGAACGCATACCGACACTCATGAGGCCGGAAGCATACCTGGGGCGGTCGTATGTTGGGAGTTTTTCAAACTCTGGATCACTAATGAGCAGAGAAGCGGGGGCAGCAGGACCCGATTCACCGCCGCTGCCACGCTTCCGCGACCAGGCTTCAAGCTACGTGCACAATGGATCCCATCTGCATCGCCAAACCGCGGCACTGTGTGATGACTCACGGGCATACGATGGCGGAcccgaggaggaggaggcaCTTGTGTTCGAGGGTAACATGATTCTTCAAGAGGGAGCTCCCCCCCGCTTTGGCGTGGGGCCATACAACCTCTGCAAGGTGGATAGTAATATCAGCGAGGTACTGCTGAACGTTGATGAGGCGGTGGACGACAGCGATAGCGATCAGGAAGCAGGAACTAGGCTCTTTTTGAGTCCCATTACTACTGACTACATACACAGTTATGGAGCAATTAACGAGGAGCAAAGTGCATCCGAAACTGCATCAAGAGCGGAGACAGGTCCCTCCCCCTTACGGTTCTGGGGCACGCGCACAGTTCGTTATATCCCCGCTGTTATCCTGGGATTATTGCTCAATATTTTGGATGCTCTCTCATATGGCATGATCATATTCCCGATCGCTGAACCAATATTTTCACACCTTGGCCCGCATGGTCTTTCGATGTTCTACGTATCCACGATTATTTCGCAGCTAGTGTACTCTGGTGGCTTCTCCTCCTTCGGGTACGGTACTGGTTCGGAGATGATCGAGGTGACGCCGTTTTTCCATACTATGGCTTTATCCATCAAGAATTCTCTTTCAGCAGAAAAGAGCGACGACATAATTACTACCACCATAGTATGCTATGCGTTATCCACGATCATCACCGGCGCAGTGTTCCTGACCCTTGGCAAACTGCGGTTGGGCAAGCTTGTGAGCTTCTTCCCTCTCCATATTCTTATTGGTTGCATCGGTGGGGTTGCTTACTTCTTGATCATCACTGGCATAGAGGTATCAACGCGGGTTACAAAGTTTGAATACTCGTTGGCATTCCTTCGCAATCTCTTTATGGATCCCGATATCCTGGCCAAATGGTTGATCCCTGCATTACTGGCCGTATCCATCATATTACTACAGAGGAGGATTCACAACTCAATGCTTCTACCTCTCTTTTACTTAAGCGCGTTTGCTCTTTTTCATTTCATCGTGGCGCTCATTCCGAGTCTCTCGCTGGATACCTTAAGGGACAAAGGGTGGATTTTCCCGTTGACAGAATCTGGTGGTAGATGGTATGACTATCTCGAACTATACAACCCTCAGCGGATACATTGGAAGCTTGTGTTAGGTGAAATCCCCACGATGCTAGCTCTCACGTTTTTCGGTATCCTCCATGTTCCCATCAATGTGCCTGCACTGGCTATCTCGTGTGGGATAGATAAAATTGACGTTGATAAGGAATTAATAGCTCATGGTTATTCTAACATCTTCAGTGGCTGTGCAGGTTCGATCCAAAACTACTTGGTTTACACTAATAGCGTTCTATTTATTCGCGCAGGTGCAGATTCCCGCTATGCAGGCTTTTTGCTTGCCATAGCTACATTTATGACCATGACAGCGGGCCCGTGGATTATATCAATAATTCCAGTTTGCATAGTGAGTTCACTCATATTCCTTTTGGGTTACGAGCTTCTCAAGGAGGTCTTATATGACTCCTATAACAGGTTGAGCAATTTTGAGTATATTACTGTGGTCATCATCATCCTCACGATGGGCATCTTTGATTTTGTGCTAGGAATTATAGTAGGCGTTCTAGTTGCATGTTTTTCATTTCTGGTTGAAAGCACCAGAGCTAAGACAATTAGCTCAGAATTTGATGGGAAAGTGGCTAAATCTGCTGTCCACAGAGATTATCTACAGTCAAACTTCTTAGAGAAAGTTGCAGAGCAAATATATGTTCTCAAACTTCAGAATAACCTTTTCTTCGGTACGATAATTTCCATCGAGGAAAAGATCGGGAATTTATTGGAACCGAACGGTTCTGAGTACAAAAAGATCATTAAGTATCTGATCTTAGACtttaagcatatcaatatTGATAATATTGACTATTCTGCGGCTGAAGGTTTTAATAGAATCAAGCGTGTCATGGAGATAAAGCGGATAAAACTGATTGTTTCTTCTATAAGCGAATGTGACAAGATCTACACGATATTTAGTAAGATAGGCTTGCTACAGGATGTAGAGCTATTCCAAGACCTTAACAGTGCACTCGAGTGGTGCGAAAATGAGCTTCTATGCGAATACAGGAGCCTCCTCTCGCGTGCGCATCGCGTTAAGGTTAGACGACGGAGTAAGGACATTGTGCCCAAGGCCCAAATACCCCTCGAAAATACACCAAGGAACGCACAGATTATGACAGCGGCTCAGGCTGTCTACTCCGGCGAACAACAGCTCAATAAAACCCTCTCCAAGTACAAAGCAAGCCATCCTGCACTAGCACTTCTTCTTGTTGCGCTCAAAACGTACAGGTCAGGTCACGCCTACAAGGAAACGAAAGAGATACGTCTCTGGAAGCACCTTTGTCCTTACTTTGTCCGGAAGAGCTTTTCACCGCAAACTTCCATCTCAGATGAAGGCGATATGTTCTTCGTGGTGGAAAGCGGTTTACTGAAAATAACATATATGCTACCGCAGGGCTCCCTACAGGAAGCCATTGCCAGCAAGACGTGTTATGGCAATATCTCGGGTCCCGGATCTCTGTCGTACTCCTCTGTCGTTCGCACAGAGACTGAATGTGTGCTCTGGATGATCGATGCTCCTGGCCTACAGAAGCTTCAGGAGGAGAACCTGCCGCTCTACACAGAGTTGTTGGTGGTGTACATCTCCGTCATCCAGCACCGCTTTAAAGAGCTATTGGGTCACTCCTTGATCAACGGTTGA
- the SYF2 gene encoding Syf2p (Syntenic homolog of Saccharomyces cerevisiae YGR129W (SYF2)): MGIEDINRRLRQLKKKRVDASIRNRKEAASEERARLAEGKPRVYSMAEEPADEAEADDTQSEQLKLLNYRIADYEKWDEKQKRHKQPSDGADLGELANSTYRSELHQLHRRGVVKGRATNGRISASGKVVLDDEPELVEKLAAAVQQTAKRRHEERQKKAAKDGGRATAGSLNDKNRHFNEKLDREFRKRGQ, translated from the coding sequence ATGGGTATCGAAGATATAAACAGGCGGCTACGGCAGCTCAAAAAGAAGCGAGTAGATGCCTCCATCAGAAACAGGAAAGAGGCTGCGTCAGAAGAGAGGGCTCGGCTCGCGGAAGGGAAGCCGCGAGTGTACAGCATGGCGGAGGAACCGGCAGATGAAGCAGAAGCAGACGACACACAGAGCGAGCAGCTAAAGTTACTTAACTATAGAATTGCCGACTACGAAAAATGGGACGAAAAGCAAAAGAGACACAAGCAGCCGTCTGACGGAGCAGACCTCGGAGAACTTGCCAATAGTACATATAGAAGCGAGCTCCACCAACTCCACAGACGAGGCGTGGTGAAGGGACGTGCAACAAACGGTAGGATATCTGCGTCTGGGAAAGTAGTCCTTGACGATGAACCGGAACTAGTTGAAAAGTTGGCGGCTGCAGTGCAGCAGACAGCGAAACGGAGGCATGAAGAGAGACAGAAGAAAGCGGCGAAGGATGGTGGAAGAGCGACAGCAGGGTCGCTCAACGACAAGAACCGGCACTTCAACGAGAAGCTGGATCGCGAGTTCAGGAAGCGCGGCCAATAA